In the genome of Rhodoplanes sp. Z2-YC6860, one region contains:
- a CDS encoding alpha-2-macroglobulin family protein: protein MLASARVGLFAALVTLVSIFLNSGAALAADKPFQRSELADSAIRLEAQIKSDAGSASKPLAQLRRDVDAAFQKNDVRNAVPLLGQIIAQAPNESVTWLRLARATLLLRAPNDRERDEVLQRAATAAYVAYQRAGNRNEEADALTVIGRSFAERRIWRPALDALRLSLETREVAETRATYEKMREDHGFRMLDYSVDSDAASPRACIQFSEELPAKRTDFSPFVVVAGLDKPALSADDKQLCVEGLKHGERYQVTVRAGLPSTVKETLSKSADLSIYVRDRKPFARFASKAYVLPRTGQRGIPVVSVNTKAVNIAVYRISDRNLIETVLGRDFQRNLEQYDIDRLTDSRAMKVWSGELAVEQTLNVDVTTAFPVDQAVGDMQPGVYVMTADVNGATNDTYDSISTQWFIVSDMGLTAYSGSDGINVFVNSLASTEPKGQIEVRLMSRGNEVLGTKRTDAAGRVQFEAGLSRGEGALAPAMLVATDSKGDYGFLNLKGPAFDLSDRGVSGRPPATGLDAFVTTERGVYRTGETVHITSLLRDPQGVAAQNVPLTVVVERPDGLEYRRVALSDLGMGGYSLSMPISTAATTGTWRVRAFTDPKRPSVGETTFLVEDYVPDRLEFDLAAPAGKITRANPTTLTVDGRYLYGAPASNLDLEGEVVIQAAKERPGLAGYQFGVTDEDVATVRQPLEDMPQTDDNGKASFDVALDKLPETSRPLEAQVIVRLAESGGRAVERKITLPIVAAGNMIGVKPLFQGSSLGEGEKANFDVVLVDRDGKMLAAKGLRYELLKIESRYQWYRRDGRWDYEAIKLTRRVADGRLDLKGGEPGRISSPVQWGRYRLEVSSADASGPTTSISFDAGFYSDATADTPDLLEIALDKPEYKAGESMTVAVTARTAGRITLNVMGEKLLSTVTQDVQPGTAKIPLKVGSDWGTGAYVVATLRRPLDARAQRMPGRAIGVQWFSIDKKAHTLAVDMTLPQLIRPNTKLRIPVKIDGLGWTDTARIVVAAVDVGILNLTNYKPPAPDNYYLGQRQLSAEVRDLYGQLIDGMQGTRGQIRTGGDEGGQLNGSPPTQAPLALYSGVIDVSSGKAEIEFDIPAFSGTVRVMAVAWSKDKVGRANGDVTVRDPVVLTATLPRFLLTGDRGTMNLDLDNVEGQAGAYSVTTTAEGAVTIGGDASKTLQLRAKQRDRLTMQLNAQGSGAGTVKVAIKGPGDFALERSYGMNVKPATQVLTRRTVKTIAKGESLTVSNDLFADLVPNTGAVAISVGVPTALDAATLLKALDRYPFGCSEQITSRAMPLLYVNDLASAAHLALDDAVDQRIRDAIERVLARQSSNGSFGLWGIGGDDAWLDAYVTDFLTRAKEKGFAVPDTAFKLALDRLRNVVANAQDVSKDGGRNLAYALYVLARNGIAPLGDLRYLADAKLGDIGTPIAKAQIAAALGLLGDRTRAETVYKSALDDLKPPAQPELFSREDYGSTLRDAAALVTLASEAGGSKPMIVNAVQKIEQARARTGYTSTQENAWMVMAARAMAKEAGGVSLDVSGSAQKGPLFRSVKAAELGQPLKVTNTGEGEVQAVLSVSGAPTVAEPAAENGFKIERLYYTLDGEASDPKTAKQNQRFVVVLKVTEPQPQFGRVMVADYLPAGFEIDNPRLVSSGDTGTLSWIADAKAPTYSEFRDERFSAAFERGPKDAPVFTVAYVVRAVSPGRYVLPQAYVEDMYRPDRFGRTETGSIEVSAK, encoded by the coding sequence ACGACCGTGAGCGCGATGAAGTCCTCCAGCGCGCCGCGACCGCGGCCTACGTCGCCTATCAGCGGGCCGGCAATCGGAACGAGGAGGCCGACGCTCTCACGGTGATCGGTAGGAGCTTCGCCGAGCGGCGCATCTGGCGGCCTGCGCTTGATGCTTTGCGGCTGTCGCTGGAAACCCGTGAAGTCGCCGAGACGCGCGCCACCTACGAGAAAATGCGCGAGGACCATGGCTTCCGCATGCTCGACTACTCGGTCGACTCGGATGCGGCTTCGCCGCGTGCCTGCATCCAGTTCTCCGAGGAGCTGCCGGCGAAACGCACCGACTTCTCGCCATTCGTTGTGGTCGCAGGCTTAGACAAGCCGGCGCTTTCGGCCGACGACAAACAACTTTGCGTCGAAGGGCTCAAGCACGGCGAGCGTTATCAGGTGACGGTCCGTGCGGGCCTGCCGTCGACCGTCAAGGAGACGCTGTCGAAGTCCGCCGACCTTTCGATCTATGTGCGCGACCGCAAGCCGTTCGCGCGTTTTGCCAGCAAGGCCTATGTGCTGCCGCGCACCGGTCAGCGCGGCATCCCGGTGGTCAGCGTCAACACCAAGGCGGTGAACATCGCGGTCTATCGTATCAGCGACCGCAACCTGATCGAGACCGTGCTCGGCCGCGATTTCCAGCGCAATCTCGAGCAGTACGATATCGATCGTCTGACCGACAGCCGCGCCATGAAGGTGTGGAGCGGTGAGCTCGCGGTCGAGCAGACGTTGAACGTCGATGTGACGACCGCCTTTCCGGTCGATCAGGCGGTCGGCGACATGCAGCCCGGCGTCTATGTGATGACCGCCGACGTCAACGGCGCGACGAACGACACCTACGATTCGATCTCGACCCAGTGGTTCATCGTCTCCGACATGGGGCTGACGGCCTATTCGGGCAGCGACGGCATCAACGTGTTCGTCAACTCGCTCGCCTCGACCGAGCCCAAGGGCCAGATCGAGGTGCGGCTGATGTCGCGCGGCAATGAGGTGCTCGGCACCAAGCGCACTGACGCCGCCGGCCGCGTGCAGTTCGAGGCGGGGCTTAGCCGGGGCGAGGGCGCGCTTGCGCCCGCCATGCTGGTCGCGACGGACAGCAAGGGCGATTACGGCTTCCTAAATCTCAAAGGGCCGGCATTCGACCTCAGCGACCGCGGTGTCTCGGGCCGGCCGCCGGCCACGGGGCTCGATGCCTTCGTCACCACCGAGCGCGGCGTTTATCGCACCGGCGAGACCGTGCACATCACCTCGCTGCTGCGCGATCCGCAGGGCGTGGCGGCGCAGAACGTGCCGTTGACCGTGGTGGTCGAGCGGCCGGACGGCCTGGAGTATCGCCGTGTCGCGCTGAGTGACCTCGGCATGGGCGGCTATTCGCTCAGCATGCCGATCTCGACGGCGGCGACGACCGGCACCTGGCGCGTGCGCGCCTTCACCGATCCGAAGCGGCCTTCAGTGGGCGAGACCACCTTCCTGGTCGAAGACTATGTGCCGGATCGGCTCGAGTTCGATCTTGCGGCGCCCGCCGGGAAGATCACGCGGGCCAACCCGACCACGCTCACGGTCGACGGCCGTTATCTCTATGGCGCGCCGGCTTCGAACCTCGATCTCGAAGGCGAGGTGGTGATCCAGGCCGCGAAGGAGCGGCCGGGGCTCGCCGGCTATCAGTTCGGCGTCACCGACGAGGATGTCGCGACCGTCCGCCAGCCGCTGGAGGATATGCCGCAGACCGATGACAACGGCAAAGCAAGCTTCGACGTCGCGCTCGACAAGCTGCCGGAAACCTCGCGGCCGCTTGAGGCGCAAGTGATCGTGCGGCTCGCCGAATCCGGCGGTCGCGCGGTCGAACGGAAGATCACGCTGCCGATTGTTGCAGCCGGCAACATGATCGGCGTGAAGCCGCTGTTCCAGGGTAGTTCGCTCGGCGAGGGCGAAAAGGCGAACTTTGACGTCGTGCTCGTCGATCGCGACGGCAAGATGCTGGCGGCGAAAGGGCTGCGTTATGAGCTTCTCAAGATCGAGTCGCGCTATCAGTGGTACCGCCGCGACGGCCGCTGGGACTACGAGGCGATCAAGCTCACGCGCCGCGTTGCCGACGGCAGGCTCGACCTGAAGGGCGGCGAGCCCGGCCGCATTTCATCGCCGGTGCAATGGGGCCGCTATCGTCTCGAAGTATCGAGCGCTGACGCGAGCGGGCCGACGACGTCGATCAGCTTCGACGCGGGCTTCTACTCGGACGCGACGGCGGATACGCCGGACCTCCTGGAGATCGCGCTCGACAAGCCCGAATACAAGGCGGGCGAGTCGATGACGGTTGCGGTCACGGCGCGCACGGCGGGCCGCATCACGCTCAACGTGATGGGCGAGAAGCTGCTCTCGACCGTGACCCAGGACGTGCAGCCCGGCACCGCGAAAATTCCGTTGAAGGTCGGCTCCGACTGGGGCACCGGCGCCTACGTGGTCGCGACCTTGCGCCGCCCGCTCGATGCGCGCGCCCAGCGCATGCCGGGCCGCGCCATCGGCGTGCAGTGGTTCTCGATCGACAAGAAGGCGCACACGCTTGCGGTCGACATGACCTTGCCGCAACTGATCCGGCCGAACACCAAGCTCCGCATCCCGGTCAAGATCGACGGTCTTGGCTGGACCGATACGGCGCGGATCGTCGTCGCCGCGGTTGACGTCGGCATTCTCAACCTCACCAACTACAAGCCGCCGGCGCCGGACAACTATTATCTCGGCCAGCGCCAGCTTTCCGCCGAGGTCCGCGACCTCTACGGCCAGCTCATCGACGGCATGCAGGGCACCCGCGGCCAGATCAGGACCGGCGGCGACGAAGGCGGCCAGCTCAACGGCAGCCCGCCGACGCAGGCGCCGCTCGCGCTCTATTCCGGCGTGATCGACGTCAGCTCCGGCAAGGCCGAGATCGAGTTCGACATCCCGGCCTTCTCCGGCACGGTCCGCGTCATGGCGGTGGCCTGGAGCAAGGACAAGGTCGGCCGCGCCAACGGCGACGTCACGGTGCGCGACCCTGTCGTGCTGACAGCCACGCTGCCGCGTTTCCTGCTGACGGGCGACCGCGGCACCATGAACCTCGACCTGGACAACGTGGAAGGCCAGGCCGGTGCCTACAGCGTCACGACCACGGCGGAGGGCGCTGTGACCATCGGCGGTGATGCGTCGAAGACCTTGCAGCTTCGCGCCAAGCAGCGTGACCGGCTCACCATGCAGCTCAACGCACAAGGCTCGGGCGCGGGCACCGTCAAGGTTGCGATCAAAGGACCGGGCGACTTCGCCCTTGAACGCAGCTACGGCATGAACGTCAAGCCTGCGACGCAGGTGCTGACGCGGCGCACGGTGAAGACCATCGCCAAGGGCGAAAGCCTGACGGTGTCGAACGACTTGTTTGCCGATCTGGTGCCCAACACCGGCGCGGTGGCGATTTCGGTCGGCGTGCCCACCGCGCTCGATGCGGCGACTTTGCTCAAGGCGCTGGACCGCTATCCGTTCGGCTGCTCCGAGCAGATCACCAGCCGGGCGATGCCGCTGCTCTATGTCAACGACCTCGCCAGCGCCGCGCATCTGGCGCTGGACGACGCCGTCGACCAGCGCATCCGCGACGCCATCGAGCGGGTGCTGGCGCGGCAGTCATCGAACGGCTCGTTCGGCCTGTGGGGCATCGGCGGCGACGACGCCTGGCTCGACGCCTATGTCACGGACTTCCTGACACGGGCGAAGGAGAAGGGCTTTGCGGTGCCGGACACGGCCTTCAAGCTCGCGCTCGACCGGCTGCGCAACGTGGTCGCGAACGCCCAGGACGTGTCGAAGGACGGCGGCCGCAATCTCGCCTATGCGCTTTACGTGCTGGCGCGGAACGGCATCGCGCCGCTCGGCGATCTGCGCTATCTCGCCGATGCCAAGCTCGGCGATATCGGCACGCCGATCGCCAAGGCGCAGATCGCCGCGGCCCTGGGGCTGCTCGGCGATCGCACCCGCGCCGAAACGGTCTACAAGTCGGCGCTCGACGATCTCAAGCCGCCGGCGCAACCGGAGCTGTTCAGCCGCGAGGATTACGGCTCGACGCTCCGCGATGCGGCGGCGCTGGTGACGCTCGCGAGCGAAGCCGGCGGCTCGAAGCCGATGATCGTCAATGCCGTGCAGAAGATCGAGCAGGCGAGGGCGCGCACCGGCTACACCTCCACGCAGGAGAACGCCTGGATGGTGATGGCGGCGCGGGCCATGGCGAAAGAAGCGGGAGGCGTGTCGCTCGATGTTTCTGGTAGCGCGCAGAAAGGTCCGCTGTTCCGAAGCGTCAAGGCAGCGGAGCTTGGTCAGCCACTCAAAGTAACCAACACCGGCGAGGGCGAGGTGCAGGCGGTGCTGTCGGTGTCCGGCGCGCCGACCGTCGCCGAGCCTGCCGCCGAGAACGGCTTCAAGATCGAGCGGCTCTATTACACGCTCGACGGCGAAGCGTCCGACCCGAAGACGGCCAAGCAGAACCAGCGCTTCGTCGTGGTGCTGAAGGTCACCGAGCCGCAGCCGCAGTTCGGCCGCGTCATGGTCGCCGACTATCTGCCGGCGGGCTTCGAGATCGACAATCCGCGGCTGGTTTCGTCGGGTGACACCGGCACGCTGTCGTGGATCGCCGACGCCAAGGCTCCGACTTATTCGGAATTCCGCGACGAGCGCTTCAGTGCGGCGTTCGAACGGGGGCCGAAGGATGCCCCGGTGTTCACCGTGGCCTACGTGGTGCGCGCGGTTTCGCCGGGCCGCTACGTGCTGCCGCAGGCCTATGTCGAGGACATGTACCGGCCGGACCGTTTCGGCCGCACCGAGACGGGGTCGATCGAAGTCTCGGCGAAGTGA
- the pbpC gene encoding penicillin-binding protein 1C: MKLGRIILCVAGAAVIAAALGSVWWVRSLPPASTLAELDVSTQVVDRNGHLLRAYATPDGRWRLPATVEDVDPRFVDMLLAYEDRRFRDHAGVDPLAMARAAWQWVGNGRVISGGSTVTMQVARLLEPRPDRTVLAKLRQLARAIALERQFSKNEILSLYLTLAPYGGNLEGVRAASLAYFGKEPKKLSLSEAALLVALPQSPGSRRPDRAAEAAQRARDRVLDRIAASGKMPPDEVAYAKRDLVPGVRRAMPTLAPHASDQAVAAAPKLKLHRLTINVAFQKSLEDLARERARALGPDLSVAIVAVDNATGEVLARVASSDYFDVRRQGQVDLTDALRSPGSTLKPFIYGLAFEDGIAHPETMIEDRPVRYGAYAPENFDQTFQGTVTARRALQLSLNVPAVSLLDSVGANRLNARLTQAGASLVLPKGEAPGLAMALGGLGIKLSDLTMLYVGLARGGDAVPLVERVTKAEPAAPRRLLDHVAAWYIGNVLSGTPPPENAAGGRIAYKTGTSYGFRDAWSVGFDGKRTIGVWVGRADGAPVPGLIGRAAAAPILFDAFARMGQGTAPLPVAPKGALFTSSSKLPLPLRHFRPNGAVASDNGVTPLRIMYPPNNARVELATFDGKLDPLALKVSGGVEPLTLLVNGLPATARAERRTLLVDPDGPGFVRLTVIDAKGAVDSVMVRLQ, translated from the coding sequence ATGAAGCTCGGCCGCATCATCCTCTGTGTCGCCGGCGCGGCGGTCATAGCCGCGGCGCTCGGCAGCGTATGGTGGGTGCGGTCGTTGCCGCCGGCGTCGACGCTCGCCGAACTTGACGTCTCGACGCAGGTGGTCGATCGCAACGGGCATCTGCTGCGCGCCTATGCGACGCCGGACGGACGCTGGCGCTTGCCGGCGACTGTGGAGGATGTCGATCCGCGCTTCGTCGACATGCTGCTTGCCTACGAGGACCGGCGCTTCCGCGATCACGCCGGCGTCGATCCGCTGGCGATGGCGCGCGCTGCCTGGCAATGGGTCGGCAACGGTCGCGTCATTTCCGGCGGCTCGACCGTGACCATGCAGGTGGCGCGGTTGCTCGAGCCGCGTCCGGATCGGACCGTCCTCGCCAAGCTTCGTCAGCTCGCCCGAGCCATCGCGCTCGAGCGGCAGTTCAGCAAGAACGAGATTCTTTCGCTGTATCTGACGCTGGCTCCTTACGGCGGCAATCTCGAAGGCGTGCGCGCGGCGTCGCTGGCTTACTTCGGCAAGGAGCCGAAGAAGCTTTCGCTGTCCGAAGCCGCGCTGCTCGTGGCTTTGCCGCAGTCGCCTGGATCGCGCCGCCCGGATCGTGCGGCCGAGGCAGCGCAGCGCGCCCGCGATCGTGTGCTCGATCGCATCGCCGCGTCGGGCAAGATGCCGCCCGACGAGGTCGCTTACGCCAAGCGCGATCTCGTGCCAGGTGTGCGCCGCGCCATGCCGACGCTCGCGCCTCACGCGTCCGATCAGGCGGTGGCGGCTGCGCCCAAGCTGAAGCTGCACCGGCTGACCATCAACGTGGCTTTCCAGAAGAGCCTCGAAGACCTCGCCCGCGAGCGCGCCCGCGCGCTCGGCCCCGATCTGTCGGTCGCCATCGTCGCTGTCGATAACGCGACCGGTGAAGTGCTCGCCCGCGTCGCCTCGTCCGACTATTTCGACGTTCGACGCCAGGGTCAGGTCGATCTGACCGACGCGCTGCGCTCGCCCGGCTCGACGCTGAAGCCGTTCATCTACGGCCTCGCGTTCGAGGATGGCATCGCGCATCCCGAGACCATGATCGAGGACCGGCCGGTGCGTTACGGCGCGTATGCGCCGGAGAATTTCGATCAGACCTTCCAGGGCACGGTCACGGCGCGCCGCGCGCTGCAGCTCTCGCTCAACGTGCCGGCAGTGTCGCTGCTCGACAGCGTCGGCGCCAACCGATTGAACGCGCGGCTGACGCAGGCCGGCGCATCGCTGGTGCTGCCGAAGGGCGAGGCGCCGGGGCTGGCCATGGCGCTCGGCGGCTTGGGCATCAAGCTCTCCGACCTGACCATGCTCTACGTGGGGCTCGCTCGCGGCGGCGATGCCGTGCCGCTCGTCGAGCGCGTCACCAAGGCCGAACCCGCCGCACCACGGCGGCTGCTCGATCACGTCGCCGCCTGGTACATCGGCAATGTGCTGTCCGGCACGCCGCCGCCGGAGAACGCCGCCGGCGGCCGCATCGCCTACAAGACGGGCACCTCTTACGGATTCCGCGATGCGTGGTCGGTCGGCTTCGACGGCAAGCGCACCATTGGCGTCTGGGTCGGCCGCGCCGACGGCGCGCCGGTGCCGGGCCTGATCGGCCGTGCCGCCGCGGCGCCGATCCTGTTCGACGCTTTTGCGCGAATGGGGCAGGGCACCGCGCCTCTGCCTGTCGCGCCGAAGGGCGCGCTGTTTACTTCGTCCTCGAAGCTGCCGCTGCCGCTCCGGCACTTCCGGCCGAACGGCGCCGTCGCGAGCGACAACGGCGTCACACCGCTTCGCATCATGTATCCGCCGAACAACGCGCGGGTGGAGCTTGCCACGTTCGACGGCAAGCTCGATCCGTTGGCGCTGAAGGTCTCGGGCGGCGTTGAGCCGCTCACCCTGCTGGTCAACGGCCTGCCCGCAACTGCGCGCGCCGAACGCCGCACGCTGCTGGTCGATCCCGACGGGCCGGGTTTCGTCCGTCTCACCGTGATCGACGCCAAAGGCGCAGTCGACAGCGTGATGGTGCGCTTGCAATAG
- a CDS encoding class II aldolase/adducin family protein — protein MNTVPKIDTKHAESAPPPGMDPAEWETRVDLAACYRLVDMYGMTDLHLNHISARVPGKEEHFLINPFGLMYEEITASSLIKVDLDGKIIANANPQYTVNLPGYVIHSAIHGARHDVKCVLHTHTNAGMAVSVLKCGLLPLTQTAMRWGKIAYHDFEGVVVDLDERARLVQNLGDCEVMILRNHGLLACGITIGQAFNSIYRLERACQTQLMAMACNSEMVMPPQEVITRSNTQLSVMPSPDASGKKRPHGSLEWPALKRMLDRRDPSYKT, from the coding sequence ATGAACACCGTTCCGAAGATCGACACCAAGCATGCGGAGTCCGCGCCGCCCCCAGGCATGGATCCGGCCGAGTGGGAGACCCGCGTCGATCTCGCGGCGTGCTACCGGCTGGTCGACATGTATGGGATGACCGATCTGCACCTCAACCACATCTCGGCGCGCGTGCCAGGCAAGGAGGAGCACTTCCTCATTAATCCGTTCGGCTTGATGTACGAAGAGATCACCGCGTCGTCGCTGATCAAGGTCGACCTCGACGGCAAGATCATCGCGAATGCCAATCCGCAGTACACGGTGAATCTGCCGGGTTACGTGATCCACAGCGCGATCCATGGCGCGCGCCACGACGTGAAGTGCGTGCTGCACACCCACACCAATGCCGGCATGGCGGTGTCGGTGCTCAAATGCGGGCTGCTGCCGCTGACCCAGACCGCGATGCGTTGGGGCAAGATCGCCTATCACGACTTCGAGGGCGTGGTGGTCGATCTCGACGAGCGGGCGCGGCTCGTCCAGAACCTCGGTGACTGCGAGGTGATGATCCTGCGCAATCATGGTCTGCTCGCCTGCGGCATCACCATCGGCCAAGCGTTCAACAGCATCTACCGGTTGGAGCGTGCCTGTCAGACCCAGTTGATGGCGATGGCCTGCAACAGCGAGATGGTGATGCCGCCGCAGGAAGTGATCACCAGGTCGAACACCCAGCTCTCGGTGATGCCGTCGCCCGACGCCTCCGGCAAGAAGCGTCCGCACGGCTCGCTGGAGTGGCCGGCGCTGAAGCGGATGCTCGACCGCCGCGATCCGTCCTACAAGACCTGA
- a CDS encoding NIPSNAP family protein, producing the protein MLLDHRTYTLRPGTLRKQLALYEKHGLAAQKRHFGEPLAWLVSETGDVNSYVHIWVYEDAADRTRRREALFKDPEWLKYLEMNAEAGYLLKQESKLMSPASFAPIKR; encoded by the coding sequence ATGCTGCTCGATCATCGCACCTATACGCTTCGGCCTGGCACGCTGCGCAAGCAGTTGGCGCTGTACGAAAAGCACGGGCTTGCTGCGCAAAAGCGGCACTTCGGCGAACCGCTCGCCTGGCTCGTCAGCGAGACTGGCGACGTCAACAGCTACGTTCACATCTGGGTCTACGAGGACGCCGCCGACCGCACGCGACGACGCGAAGCGCTGTTCAAGGACCCGGAATGGCTCAAGTATCTCGAAATGAATGCCGAGGCCGGTTACCTGCTCAAGCAGGAAAGCAAGTTGATGTCGCCTGCCTCCTTCGCGCCGATCAAGCGCTGA
- a CDS encoding Bug family tripartite tricarboxylate transporter substrate binding protein gives MAAFAAAVGLSVPASAQDFPSRPVRMIMGFGPGGLADIAGRAIGQVMSQSIGQPVVIENMPGAGASVASLALARAQPDGHTIMWVSSQNAIAPSMFKSLPYDWSRDFAAIGPMATFDFVLFVKKDSPLKTVKDVIEAAKANPDKFNFGSIAVGTAQNLSMLKFVSMAGLSVPVVAHRTTGDVMTGVLSGTIQAAIETIPGAIGQIKDGQMRAIAVSSTERNPFLPDVPTIAESGVAGYRTYSWNGMVAPAKTPQAVIQRLNKEINAAIATPEVQQRFRELIMVPRTGTPADLQKIYDEDVPFWRQIITEAKIQPN, from the coding sequence ATGGCGGCTTTCGCGGCAGCGGTCGGTTTAAGTGTGCCGGCTTCGGCGCAGGATTTTCCATCGCGGCCGGTGCGGATGATCATGGGCTTCGGCCCCGGCGGGCTCGCCGATATCGCGGGCCGCGCGATCGGCCAGGTCATGTCGCAATCGATCGGTCAGCCGGTGGTGATCGAGAACATGCCGGGCGCCGGCGCCTCGGTTGCGTCGTTGGCGCTGGCGCGGGCTCAGCCCGACGGCCACACCATCATGTGGGTGTCGAGCCAGAACGCGATCGCGCCATCGATGTTCAAGTCGTTGCCTTACGACTGGTCGCGTGACTTCGCGGCGATCGGCCCGATGGCCACGTTCGATTTCGTGCTGTTTGTGAAGAAGGACAGCCCGCTCAAAACCGTGAAGGACGTGATCGAGGCCGCCAAGGCCAATCCGGACAAGTTCAACTTCGGCTCGATCGCGGTCGGCACCGCGCAGAATCTGTCGATGCTGAAGTTCGTGTCCATGGCGGGTCTGAGTGTGCCTGTGGTCGCGCATCGCACCACCGGTGACGTCATGACGGGGGTGCTCTCGGGCACCATCCAGGCAGCCATCGAGACCATTCCGGGCGCGATCGGCCAGATCAAGGACGGCCAGATGCGTGCGATTGCCGTATCGTCGACCGAGCGGAACCCGTTCCTGCCGGATGTGCCGACCATCGCCGAAAGTGGCGTGGCGGGTTATCGGACTTACTCATGGAACGGCATGGTGGCGCCGGCCAAGACGCCACAGGCCGTCATCCAGCGCCTCAACAAGGAAATCAACGCCGCGATTGCGACCCCGGAGGTCCAGCAGCGGTTCCGTGAACTGATCATGGTGCCACGCACTGGGACGCCGGCAGACCTGCAGAAAATCTATGACGAGGACGTTCCGTTCTGGCGTCAGATCATCACAGAGGCCAAGATACAGCCCAACTGA
- the folD gene encoding bifunctional methylenetetrahydrofolate dehydrogenase/methenyltetrahydrofolate cyclohydrolase FolD gives MTAKIINGVAVSAEIRKDLKVRVEALAAQRVVPGLAVIVVGNNPASAVYVRNKIKACADVGIHSFRYDFPTDADPRAVLDLISELNDREDVHGILVQLPLPPQFAISEILRTISADKDVDGFHLYNVGGLVVGNTVFPPCTPYGVVKMLEHEGVALEGKNVVVVGASNIVGKPMALMLMQHDATVCICHAKTRDLAQFTILADILVVAAGKPNLIVPQMIKTGAVVIDVGINRLPDGKLVGDVDFAGVSEKASLITPVPGGVGPMTVTMLLYNTVASAERRNAAASLRQ, from the coding sequence ATGACTGCAAAAATCATCAACGGCGTCGCCGTTTCTGCGGAAATCCGCAAAGACCTGAAGGTTCGCGTCGAAGCGCTCGCTGCGCAGCGGGTGGTTCCGGGACTGGCTGTGATCGTCGTCGGCAACAACCCCGCTTCGGCGGTCTATGTGAGAAACAAGATCAAGGCTTGCGCCGACGTCGGCATCCACTCGTTCCGCTACGATTTTCCCACCGATGCTGATCCTCGCGCCGTCCTGGACCTCATCTCAGAGCTCAATGACAGAGAAGACGTTCACGGCATCCTCGTCCAGCTACCGCTGCCGCCGCAGTTCGCGATCTCCGAAATCCTGCGCACCATTTCGGCCGACAAGGACGTCGACGGCTTCCACCTCTACAACGTCGGCGGCCTGGTCGTCGGCAACACCGTGTTCCCGCCCTGCACACCCTACGGTGTCGTCAAGATGCTGGAGCACGAAGGCGTCGCCCTGGAAGGCAAGAACGTCGTGGTGGTCGGAGCGAGCAACATCGTCGGCAAGCCGATGGCGTTGATGCTGATGCAGCACGACGCGACCGTTTGCATCTGCCACGCCAAGACGCGGGATCTGGCGCAATTCACGATCCTGGCGGATATCCTGGTGGTCGCGGCCGGAAAGCCCAACCTGATCGTGCCTCAGATGATCAAGACCGGCGCGGTGGTCATCGATGTCGGGATCAATCGCTTGCCCGACGGCAAGCTGGTCGGCGACGTCGACTTCGCGGGCGTCTCCGAGAAAGCTTCGCTCATCACGCCCGTGCCCGGCGGCGTCGGGCCGATGACCGTCACCATGCTTCTCTATAACACGGTGGCCTCAGCAGAACGCAGGAACGCGGCTGCGTCCCTGCGCCAGTAG